A genome region from Rhizobium sp. NXC14 includes the following:
- a CDS encoding ABC transporter ATP-binding protein: MPEAVAIETKNLTIGYAGAVETTRILSGVDLSVGRGEFLTILGPSGCGKSTFLRAVADLLPTLDGRLSVLGRTASEARRRREVAFVFQDATLLPWRTVRENVALPLQVGKKSISRSVDPRPDHWIELVGLSHLADRYPHQLSGGQRQRVAIARALQCEPDILLMDEPFGALDEITRERLNDELLDVWRRTGTTILFVTHSVVEAIYLGGRVLVLAANPGRVQALIDLKPLKDERGLCRRESLDVQETAAHLRGLLQEGSAAA, translated from the coding sequence TTGCCTGAAGCAGTGGCCATCGAAACCAAGAATCTGACTATCGGCTATGCTGGCGCTGTCGAGACGACCCGCATTCTGTCCGGCGTCGACCTCAGCGTCGGCAGGGGCGAATTTCTGACCATTCTCGGCCCTTCCGGTTGCGGCAAGTCGACCTTCTTGCGTGCGGTGGCAGATCTTCTTCCGACCCTTGACGGGCGGTTGTCGGTGCTCGGCAGGACTGCCTCTGAGGCGCGCCGGCGACGCGAGGTCGCCTTCGTCTTTCAGGACGCAACGCTGTTACCCTGGCGGACCGTGAGGGAGAATGTCGCGCTGCCGCTGCAGGTGGGGAAGAAGAGCATCTCGCGATCGGTCGATCCGCGGCCCGACCATTGGATCGAGCTGGTCGGCCTGTCGCATCTGGCCGACCGCTATCCGCATCAATTGTCCGGCGGACAACGCCAGCGCGTCGCCATAGCGCGCGCTCTTCAATGCGAGCCGGACATCCTGCTCATGGACGAGCCCTTCGGTGCGCTCGACGAAATTACCCGCGAACGATTGAACGATGAGCTTCTGGACGTCTGGCGACGGACCGGCACGACTATCCTGTTCGTAACCCACAGCGTCGTCGAGGCGATCTATCTCGGCGGACGCGTGCTGGTCCTGGCCGCCAATCCGGGCCGCGTCCAGGCGCTGATCGACCTAAAACCGCTGAAAGACGAGCGCGGCCTCTGCCGGCGCGAGAGCCTCGATGTCCAGGAGACCGCCGCCCATCTGCGGGGATTGCTGCAGGAGGGGAGTGCGGCTGCATGA
- the pdxA gene encoding 4-hydroxythreonine-4-phosphate dehydrogenase PdxA → MDRNAKVAVTLGDPAGVGPEVIVKALAALPSEERRDFVIVGNVEALERADRVSGTGLKFVPADRSDDDRIAVDEVPLGAPLPEIGKVSPVAGDASVRYITRAVDLAMSAKADVIVTAPINKEAMNLAGHHHDGHTGLLAHLTGSKSSFMLLASERLNTIHVSTHISLKGAIERAKTERVLATIEAGHRHFLRLGKTARIAVAGLNPHCGENGLFGTEDMEFLAPAVEQAQARGIDVVGPISADTVFARAYNGAFDLVIAQYHDQGHIPIKLVAFETAVNVSLGLPIDRVSVDHGTAFDIAGTGRANHVNMLSAIAYARLMARSPRRQV, encoded by the coding sequence ATGGACAGGAATGCGAAAGTCGCCGTGACGTTGGGCGATCCGGCTGGAGTCGGCCCCGAGGTGATCGTCAAGGCCTTGGCGGCGCTTCCGAGTGAAGAGCGCCGCGATTTCGTCATCGTCGGCAACGTGGAAGCGCTGGAGCGGGCTGACCGCGTTAGCGGCACCGGGTTGAAGTTCGTGCCTGCCGATAGATCCGATGACGACAGGATTGCCGTCGATGAAGTCCCGCTCGGCGCACCGCTGCCGGAGATCGGCAAGGTCAGCCCGGTCGCGGGCGATGCGTCCGTGCGCTATATCACCCGCGCCGTCGATCTCGCCATGTCCGCCAAAGCCGATGTCATCGTCACCGCGCCGATCAACAAGGAGGCGATGAACCTTGCCGGTCATCACCATGACGGCCATACCGGGCTTCTCGCGCATCTCACGGGCTCGAAAAGTTCCTTCATGCTGCTGGCCTCCGAGCGGCTGAACACCATCCACGTCTCGACCCATATCTCGCTGAAGGGCGCGATCGAGCGCGCCAAGACCGAGCGGGTGCTGGCAACCATCGAAGCCGGCCACAGGCATTTCCTGCGCCTCGGCAAGACCGCGCGCATTGCTGTTGCCGGCCTCAACCCCCATTGCGGCGAAAACGGCCTGTTCGGCACCGAGGACATGGAGTTTCTGGCGCCGGCCGTCGAGCAGGCACAGGCTCGGGGTATCGATGTCGTCGGCCCGATCTCCGCCGATACGGTGTTTGCCCGTGCCTATAACGGCGCCTTCGATCTCGTCATCGCCCAGTATCACGACCAGGGCCATATTCCGATCAAGCTCGTCGCCTTCGAAACCGCGGTCAACGTCTCGCTCGGCCTGCCGATCGACCGCGTCTCGGTCGACCACGGCACCGCCTTCGACATTGCCGGCACCGGCAGGGCCAACCACGTCAACATGCTGTCCGCCATCGCCTATGCCCGGCTGATGGCCCGCTCGCCGCGGCGGCAGGTGTGA
- a CDS encoding dihydrodipicolinate synthase family protein → MSHHRITGVFSAAATPLTADNAPDLALFTNHCRRLLTEGCHGVALLGTTGEANSFSGAERRAILEAALEAGIPAGKLLPGTGVVAIPETVELTRHALSLGVTKVVMLPPFYYKGVSDDGLFAAYSQVLDKVADTRLQVILYHIPQVSGVPLSIPLIGRLIAAFPETVVGIKESAGDFNNMQAIISAYPGFSVLAGADPLLLPLLKAGGAGCITATSNLVADSLRTVYDHVHDEGRASDVEAAQARINAYRTLSNSYVQIPTIKAMVGLKTGNPAWKRTRAPLMPLSEADYAALAESCAKLP, encoded by the coding sequence ATGAGCCATCACAGGATTACAGGCGTTTTCAGCGCGGCCGCTACGCCGCTGACCGCAGATAACGCGCCGGATCTCGCTCTTTTCACCAATCATTGCCGTCGGCTGCTGACCGAGGGCTGCCATGGCGTGGCCCTGCTCGGCACCACCGGCGAGGCCAATTCCTTCTCCGGAGCCGAACGCCGCGCCATTCTGGAAGCGGCGCTGGAAGCCGGCATTCCTGCCGGTAAGCTGCTGCCGGGTACGGGCGTCGTCGCCATTCCCGAAACCGTCGAACTGACCCGGCACGCGCTGTCGCTCGGCGTCACCAAGGTCGTGATGCTGCCGCCCTTCTACTACAAGGGCGTTTCCGACGACGGCCTCTTCGCCGCCTATTCGCAGGTGCTGGACAAGGTCGCCGACACGCGCCTGCAGGTCATCCTCTACCATATCCCGCAGGTCTCAGGCGTACCGCTCTCCATTCCGCTGATCGGCCGGCTGATCGCCGCCTTCCCGGAAACCGTCGTCGGCATCAAGGAATCTGCTGGCGATTTCAACAACATGCAGGCAATCATCTCCGCCTATCCCGGCTTCTCGGTGCTGGCGGGCGCCGATCCGCTGCTGCTGCCACTGTTGAAGGCCGGAGGTGCGGGCTGCATCACGGCAACCTCCAATCTCGTGGCGGATTCGCTGCGCACCGTCTACGACCACGTCCATGACGAGGGGCGTGCCAGCGACGTCGAGGCGGCGCAGGCGCGCATCAACGCCTATCGCACGCTGTCCAACTCCTACGTCCAGATCCCGACGATCAAGGCAATGGTCGGGCTGAAGACAGGCAATCCCGCCTGGAAGCGCACGCGCGCACCGCTGATGCCGCTCAGCGAAGCGGATTATGCCGCACTCGCCGAAAGCTGCGCCAAGCTGCCCTGA
- a CDS encoding iron-containing alcohol dehydrogenase → MASLGSPITIIRPHQIEFGIGTAGKLGKWAAEKGYRRTLVISDAFNASRVDVLELKGEVAVFSEVTPEPDTANLDKVMTAANAADAELVVGFGGGSAMDLAKLAAVLAGSGQTLHEVVGPNRVRGPRKVGLAQVPTTSGTGSEAGIRALVTDPATMAKLAVESLHMLADIAVVDPALTFSVPARTTAATGVDAMAHCVEAFTNRKAHPMVDIYAIEGTRLVGRYLARAVKDGNDAEARAGLSLASLYGGFCLGPVNTAGGHALAYPLGTRWHVAHGAANALIFPHVLAFNTPAAAEKTKAVMAALGYEASDNAASVFDAAYAFCAELGIEMKLSGLGVPESDLDAMADDAFAIRRLLDNNPRDLSRADIRSIYAAAF, encoded by the coding sequence ATGGCCAGCTTGGGTTCGCCAATCACGATAATTCGGCCGCATCAGATCGAATTCGGCATCGGCACGGCAGGAAAGCTCGGCAAATGGGCTGCCGAGAAAGGTTATCGGCGCACGCTTGTCATCTCGGACGCTTTCAACGCTTCGCGCGTCGACGTGCTGGAACTGAAGGGCGAGGTTGCGGTTTTCTCCGAAGTAACGCCTGAGCCTGATACGGCCAATCTCGACAAAGTGATGACTGCGGCCAACGCCGCCGATGCCGAGCTGGTCGTCGGCTTCGGCGGCGGCAGCGCCATGGATCTGGCAAAGCTCGCCGCCGTTCTCGCCGGTTCCGGGCAGACGCTGCATGAGGTCGTCGGCCCGAACAGGGTACGCGGGCCGCGCAAGGTGGGACTCGCCCAGGTACCGACAACCTCGGGCACCGGCAGCGAGGCCGGCATCCGCGCGCTCGTCACCGACCCTGCGACGATGGCGAAGCTTGCTGTGGAGAGCCTGCATATGCTGGCCGACATCGCAGTCGTCGATCCAGCCCTGACCTTCAGCGTGCCGGCGCGCACCACCGCCGCAACCGGCGTCGACGCCATGGCCCATTGCGTCGAGGCCTTCACCAACCGCAAAGCCCATCCGATGGTCGACATCTATGCGATTGAGGGAACGCGGCTCGTCGGCAGATATCTCGCCCGCGCCGTCAAGGATGGCAACGACGCAGAGGCGCGCGCCGGCCTATCGCTCGCCTCGCTTTACGGCGGCTTCTGCCTCGGCCCGGTCAATACCGCCGGCGGCCATGCTCTCGCCTACCCTCTCGGCACGCGCTGGCACGTGGCGCATGGAGCGGCGAATGCCCTGATCTTCCCGCATGTTCTCGCCTTCAACACGCCGGCGGCCGCGGAGAAGACGAAAGCGGTGATGGCAGCGCTCGGCTATGAAGCCTCGGACAATGCGGCATCGGTCTTCGATGCGGCTTATGCTTTTTGCGCCGAACTCGGCATTGAGATGAAGCTCTCCGGCCTTGGCGTGCCGGAAAGCGATCTCGACGCCATGGCTGACGACGCCTTTGCCATTCGCCGTCTGCTTGATAACAATCCGCGTGATCTCAGCCGAGCCGACATCCGCTCGATTTACGCGGCCGCCTTTTAA
- a CDS encoding ABC transporter substrate-binding protein codes for MNGYDKQIMVGRRSVLKGGAFALAAAAAGISVFVPRHSNAAASKVVIKYDWLMSNGQIGDIVAAKKGLFEAEGLDVEFSPGGPNSATVPPVITGDAQLGQFSDSAQLLLARSSGVPIKIFACGFRMAPFAFYSLPKAPIRTVKDMVGKRIGIQPTARYVLDAILLKNNIDPSSLAITNIGFDMTPLMTGQVDAVTGWITNTQALSVIGPDRIDLMMKETGLPSYANVYFATDDAVTGHAETLAKVLRAVAKGWAWTHEHPEEAVKLTVEAYPQLDLAVELKTVPRILSLSFDAETGRNGWGSFDPAALAEQISVYDKIGQFKSGAPKLEDCYTTEILAMTAGDRPKIA; via the coding sequence ATGAACGGGTATGACAAACAAATCATGGTCGGCAGACGTAGCGTCCTTAAGGGGGGAGCCTTTGCTCTTGCCGCGGCGGCGGCGGGGATCAGCGTGTTCGTACCGCGTCATTCGAACGCCGCCGCATCCAAAGTCGTCATCAAATACGATTGGTTGATGAGCAATGGACAGATCGGCGATATCGTTGCCGCCAAGAAAGGCCTGTTTGAGGCCGAGGGTCTCGACGTCGAGTTCTCCCCTGGGGGGCCGAATTCGGCAACGGTGCCGCCTGTGATCACGGGTGATGCGCAGCTCGGTCAATTCTCGGATTCGGCACAGCTTCTTCTTGCCCGGTCATCCGGCGTGCCGATCAAGATCTTCGCCTGCGGTTTCCGCATGGCGCCTTTCGCCTTCTATTCGCTGCCCAAGGCGCCGATCCGCACCGTCAAGGATATGGTCGGCAAGCGTATCGGCATCCAGCCGACGGCCCGTTACGTGCTCGATGCCATCCTGCTGAAGAACAATATCGATCCCTCGAGCCTCGCCATTACCAATATCGGTTTCGACATGACGCCACTGATGACCGGCCAGGTCGATGCGGTCACCGGATGGATCACCAACACGCAGGCCCTTTCCGTCATCGGCCCCGACCGCATCGATCTGATGATGAAGGAAACGGGCCTGCCATCTTATGCCAATGTCTATTTCGCCACCGACGATGCCGTGACCGGCCATGCCGAGACGCTGGCAAAGGTGCTGCGTGCCGTCGCCAAGGGCTGGGCCTGGACGCATGAACATCCCGAAGAGGCGGTGAAATTGACGGTGGAGGCCTATCCGCAGCTCGATCTTGCCGTGGAACTGAAGACGGTACCGCGCATATTGTCGCTGAGCTTCGACGCAGAGACCGGCAGGAACGGCTGGGGCAGCTTCGATCCAGCCGCTCTCGCCGAGCAGATTTCCGTCTACGACAAGATCGGCCAGTTCAAGAGCGGCGCGCCGAAGCTGGAGGATTGCTATACGACTGAGATATTGGCTATGACGGCGGGTGACCGCCCAAAGATTGCGTGA
- a CDS encoding exo-alpha-sialidase, with protein sequence MSFTGLRPEAVPALMTGIIAPHPSFKGRADAYLPSPCIQNHAANLAFLPDGTLTCVWFGGTMEGMGDISIYMSRLAPGSDRWSEPEKMSDDPENSEQNPLIFNAPDGKTWLLYTSQTSGNQDGSVVKCRISEDGGRTFGPVRLLCDSPGTFVRQQIVVNDRGEWLLPVFRCVGLDGRRWSGDADTAAVLISRDGGASWQMHDIPNSIGAVHMNILPLGGDEMVAFYRNRFAENILSSRSSDGGRTWSAPEPTELPNNNSSIQATVLNDGSIAMVYNHSNAAMSDARRQSLYDEIEGDEAGETAAVLADIARKAVWGVPRAPLSLAISRDGGKSFPRRMDLDTGDGFCLSNNSKDSLNREFSYPSVIQGGDGTLHVAYTYYRRAIKYVRLAPPLLP encoded by the coding sequence ATGAGCTTTACCGGCCTGCGCCCCGAAGCCGTTCCCGCCCTGATGACCGGGATCATCGCTCCTCATCCCTCCTTCAAAGGCCGCGCGGATGCCTATCTGCCCTCGCCCTGCATTCAGAACCACGCGGCAAATCTTGCTTTTCTGCCCGACGGTACGCTGACCTGCGTCTGGTTCGGCGGCACGATGGAGGGCATGGGCGATATCTCGATTTACATGTCGCGGCTGGCGCCGGGCTCCGATCGCTGGTCCGAGCCGGAGAAGATGAGCGACGATCCGGAGAATTCCGAGCAGAACCCATTGATTTTCAACGCTCCTGACGGAAAGACATGGCTGCTCTATACCTCGCAGACCTCGGGCAACCAGGACGGTTCCGTTGTCAAATGCCGGATATCCGAGGATGGCGGCCGGACGTTCGGCCCGGTCCGGCTCCTCTGCGACAGCCCCGGCACATTCGTTCGCCAACAGATCGTCGTAAACGACAGGGGCGAGTGGCTGCTTCCGGTCTTCCGCTGCGTCGGTCTCGACGGACGGCGCTGGAGCGGCGACGCCGATACGGCAGCGGTTCTGATCTCGCGCGACGGCGGTGCGAGCTGGCAGATGCACGACATTCCGAACAGTATCGGCGCCGTGCACATGAACATCCTGCCGCTCGGCGGCGACGAGATGGTCGCCTTCTACCGCAACCGTTTCGCCGAAAACATTCTTTCCAGCCGATCGAGTGACGGCGGCAGGACGTGGAGCGCGCCCGAGCCCACGGAACTGCCGAACAACAATTCCTCGATCCAGGCAACAGTCCTGAATGATGGATCGATCGCAATGGTTTACAATCATTCGAATGCAGCCATGTCGGACGCGCGGCGCCAATCTCTCTATGACGAAATCGAGGGCGACGAGGCTGGAGAAACGGCCGCCGTCCTCGCCGATATAGCTCGCAAGGCGGTCTGGGGTGTTCCTCGTGCGCCCCTGAGCCTTGCGATATCAAGGGATGGCGGCAAGAGTTTTCCGCGTCGCATGGATCTCGATACGGGTGACGGGTTCTGCCTCAGCAACAATTCCAAGGACTCGCTGAACCGCGAATTCTCGTATCCCTCGGTCATCCAAGGCGGCGACGGTACACTTCATGTCGCCTACACCTACTATCGGCGGGCGATCAAATATGTGCGCCTCGCCCCGCCACTCCTGCCGTAG
- a CDS encoding ABC transporter permease produces MTHRPLSLTEAIGLPVIGALSLLLAWQWLVPALGVPSYIVPTPLAIMRTLGIEWRLLLSNAVPTWGEAGLGFLLGNGLAVILAVAFVYNPRFQAAYFPVVLLFNTIPVLALAPIIILIFGLGMLPKVIIAALICFFPTLVNTARGLNLATVSELELMHVLSASGWETFWRLRAPRSAPLLFASLRISATTCVIGAIVGEWIGSNQGLGAVIIQSTFNYQAERLFAAVVLASLSGIVFFAVVAQIERIFRRLHQGQS; encoded by the coding sequence ATGACGCACCGTCCGTTGTCCCTCACAGAGGCGATCGGCCTTCCCGTTATCGGCGCCCTTTCGCTGCTCCTCGCCTGGCAGTGGCTGGTGCCGGCGCTCGGTGTCCCGAGTTATATCGTTCCCACGCCGCTGGCGATCATGCGTACGCTTGGCATCGAATGGCGCCTCCTGCTGTCGAACGCCGTCCCGACGTGGGGCGAGGCGGGCCTCGGCTTCCTCCTGGGCAATGGTCTCGCCGTGATACTGGCGGTTGCCTTTGTCTATAATCCGCGCTTCCAGGCCGCCTATTTTCCCGTTGTCCTGCTCTTCAACACGATTCCGGTGCTGGCGCTCGCGCCGATCATCATTCTCATCTTCGGCCTCGGCATGCTCCCGAAGGTCATCATCGCCGCTCTCATCTGCTTCTTCCCAACTCTGGTGAATACCGCCCGGGGCCTCAATCTGGCTACTGTAAGCGAGCTTGAGCTGATGCATGTGCTTTCGGCGAGTGGGTGGGAAACGTTCTGGCGCCTGCGCGCGCCACGGTCCGCCCCCTTGCTGTTTGCGTCGCTGCGCATTTCGGCAACCACCTGTGTGATCGGCGCGATCGTCGGGGAGTGGATCGGCTCGAACCAGGGGCTGGGCGCTGTCATCATTCAGTCGACGTTCAACTATCAGGCGGAAAGGCTCTTTGCCGCCGTCGTGCTCGCTTCTCTCTCCGGCATCGTCTTTTTTGCGGTTGTTGCCCAGATCGAGCGGATTTTCCGTCGGCTGCATCAGGGGCAAAGCTGA